A window of Procambarus clarkii isolate CNS0578487 chromosome 93, FALCON_Pclarkii_2.0, whole genome shotgun sequence genomic DNA:
TGAATGAACATCATTCACGAAATGAATGAACATCATTCACAAAATGAATGAACATCATTCACAAAATGAATGAACATTATCATTATCAATCCCGGACAGGACATAAATAAATGCATTTCCTATAACCTAATTCAcctgtacacctagcagtaagtgggtactcgggagttagtgtGTTATGAGGTTGCATCATGGGCGGGGTCGGTACTGTAATTTGACCTTGGGATGGGGGGGGAGGAACCTCaatatataagcctaacatgtatgaatacagtctggctgcctgtcccttgacacaatgatttattattattgttattaattaatataatttaatttgcttatcaggctgcgagcagccgtgtccagcagcctggttgagcagtccaacaaccaggaagcctggtcggggAGTTGAGCCacaaaatcatcgcaaggtaaccgcaaggtatgcACACCTCTCCCACCCCTTCATTTAATGGGCATAGTGTAAACATTACAATTACCCACATTTACTACCTACAGATAGCATACTAGAAAATCTTTTTTGAtaatgcccactggatgggtatggggtgcataatgaactaaactaaaaactaacaTTTTCAGTTATTGTGTATTCAGCCATCCCtgtggaaagtgaaggtgagaagTGTTGATATGGTACGTGCCATGCTAAAAGACCATTTGAATTACAAAATCAACACAACTAACATCATTGCTgcatacagagtaggcaaaaaaaaTTTACCTGGTCAAAATAAAAGGAAAATTTGCCTCAAGCTAGCTAGCTGCTTCATAAAATCCGATCTTGTCCAGGCAGCAGCAGTATCCTCTAGCAATGAGGTGTACATCAGTGAGTGCCTGACCAGGAAAAGGCAGGAACTCGTCTACCACCTGCATCAAATCTATAAGCAAAATCAAGGAATGATTCATCAATGCTCTGTTAAAGATGGCATCATAAAAGTGAGGAAAATTCCTACAAGGAAAACTTTTTTTAATATCAAATGAGAATAACCTCAATAAATTCCTCCCCCAATGTTTCTGTCTGAACCAGTTGACCCTATTAGTGCCTCATCATAAGAGTAACCCATTGTTACCTTTCCTCTCCaaactataataataatttttattcacaagaaggtacaatgggttggtgagataacGTAAGATTGGTATTTCTATGGAGAGCCCCATCAGGTTcctggagctttaccaggctgatggggctgaggtgtatatattagaccatggcaacagtcaatgGATGAAGTTatagcctactggggaccacgagccagaacctggcccccctcagagaggcacgaggagcaatggtcaatagacacccccatgtagttggaagcagtctatatctgccatctaccaggtcaggcacccagaaaggtagcaatctcaaaacaaactacagctggttaaaaattgcaaaccgaaagctgaatgagcaagcagaactccccaatcagaaaacaagAAAACAAGCATGTTGTTACCACAGTCACTGCACTGCTGCCTGCAGagctccccctccctgggaggtggaaggggggggggcagaaatccTTCATCGGCTAcccaaccccagttctgaggctgatgtgtTGAGTGGCAGTCGGTCGACTCTGGCTCCATCCTTTCAGCAGTACTGTGCCTTACAGTGTTCttctgctgtgtggtggtgtgcgaCCCAGGTGTAATTCAAGAAATACTGTACTGAGGCAGCATGTGCCTAGGGTCAACCTtctctaggtgccctgtaagtactgcctttgcagtttggggttaccttccacaaactGTTCAGGGGACTACCTCCGCAGggttcttttgctgctcggtgattgcccacCCTTGGGATCAGCTGGGGTTTTTTCCTATcactgtttggccttgggtaggaggtagtatcaTTGCTGACTGGggcgcaaggtactgtgcagctgtcttaTAACACGCCTAGTGGCCGGTTCTGTTAATCCTGGAGACGTTGTACCTTTGAGGGGtgtttcttttcttttgttttgttttgcctggtggggggtctgcctggtgtgacCATAGATCCACTTGTATTATTTTTTCTCCACTAGGTCCACGTGATTAATTTAAGAATTTTAACAAGATCCAGATTAGTAcaaaagtagatggtaaattccttggtgttctcattggaaacaagctgaatttccagtgcTACATACAAAatatagttaaaaaaaaatctaaaacagTTGGCATTCTTCCTAAAATCAGATATTTTGTACATTGTTCTGCCCTGGTAATGctttattactctctcatctatccttaactGACATGTGGTATCTGTGCCTGAGGTTTTACTGCCCAAAATTATCTATGACCTCTAATTACTCATCATAATCAGCAAtttgaacaataacaaactcaagCCCAAGACAGCACTTGACTTTCAAAAGGAAACCTTTGAATATGTTAAGATATTAAGGGGCCCGGTGCATGTACATCGAAACTTCCTCAAACACTAAAaaattttttgtgcataatctcTCGTATATCAGTCtaggctccagggagcctccagggctcacccagaatatggcgtttcattacattaaatgattttttttctttttagtttGGTATTAACTGTGTCATTTTGAATAAGATGGTTGGTATTGGAGAAAGTGAAGGTTGTTTCATCAGCAAATGGAATTGgcttcaggtgttgtgtggtattTGGATGGTCATTCATCTAGATAAAGAGGAGAGAACCAAATATACTGCTCTGTGGAAAGCCAATGTTAATTGGTAAGGGGGAGGGAAGTAGCATTGTttacagagacatactggagcctgtccctGAGATAAGATTGCAGGTGTTAAAGAGATAATCTATATTATCAGGAAATAATAATCAAAATATGTTTATGAAAAAAAGAAATCTAAAAGAATTTTTTACTTGCAGAACAAGATGGCCTATTGTAGAACAGAAATTGGGATATCAAATATGGTGATTCAATGCAGTAGCCTTGCATCTATCTTGGAGGACTGTTTGGGGCCTCGAGGGAGAGCTGTACTGATGGAAAAGGCAGGTTGCGTTGTTATTACACAAGATGGAGCTGAAATCCTGACATCATTAGATGTTTGTGACCCTGTTGTAAATATGGTAGTACATGGCATTTTAGATCAAACTAAAGTTTTAGGTGATGGTTGCAAAGTAAGTTTTTTATTGTTAAGACGTCTTTTACATTCACTTGATAGTCATGTTGCAACATCATCTTGTGTATCTCTAGCTATAAGAAGACAAAGGATGGTACAAATTACCCAGCACCTAAGAAAGTATGTTAAAAGTACTATAATAAAAGATGTGATAAGATATGGTACTCGAGTGTACCCCCTCCATAGTTTTGAAGCCTTTGGGAAGGTACTGCAGAGTGCCTCTGAAAGTTTTTTTCAAACAAAGTTTTCTAAACTTGTAGCTAGAAATCTTTCCCAGTTGTTGTCAACATATTTGTTTTGTAATTGCAGTAACAGTGAAGAGCTTATAAAGCTACTAAATGACTTAGCAACAAATGTCCATATTGCTATTGTTCAAGTGTACAAAATGCCATTATCAAAGTCCCGTGTGATATCCGGTTTTGTACTAACGAGAAATTTCAAGTACTTGCACGAGGGTATGAAATTTGACAATGTTTCTTCTGTTTTATGGTCAATAGATCTAGAAGAAAGAAAAGATAATGAAATTTGCAAGCCCATTATTGAAACTGGCCAAGACCAAACATTAATTGAGAGCATTTTTATAAAAAATAGACTTCTTGATTTTTGCCTAGCATCTTTAAAGTCACTTGGTGTTCATATTATTTTCTCCTCAACCTTTTTTCCAGACTGGGCTGCATCACAGTGCAGTAAATATGGTTTCTCATTAATAgatatgattgaagatgaagagtggaattttttaattaagaaattacAAATTACACCAATAATTAATAAAGGAGATATTAATTTGAGGTCAGTTCAAACTTTAGTCAAAATTGAACCTGTGGTGATAGGTACTTGTAAATTTGTAAGACTACATGGACTTGATGTTCACCAGATTCTGTTGTGTGGTCCAACTcccacacagtgtaaacagttcTCCACAGCCTACTGTAAGCTCTTCATGTATCTTAACTCTTGGGTGACAGACTGTTTACATTTTGGCCAGATTGCTGAGAAAACAGGTAATGAAGGTGTTGAGAACATGAATAATATAGCCTGTGATTTTGACTCTTGTTTGAGTGCATCGTCTGTGAGCCCTAGCGAGGTGCTTAGCCATGTACACTGTAAAGACACTATTGAAAGGAATATTTGTACAAATATAGAATCGATTATCCATCCACAAAGTCCATCACCTGTGTTATACTCGGTACCACATGGTGGCTATGTAGAACTATTGGCTAAATATCTAGTACAGGAAAATGTCTCTGGAAGCATTGGTAATATTTATAGACTAATAATTTCTGAAGTTTTAGATGAAATACCATGGTTGCTGTACAAAAAGTTAAAACGTTCTCCAAAGAGTTACACAGATTTTCAAACTAGATTATATAACCATTTTAAAGGCTTAAGAACTAATACCAGTAATGAAAAAGCTTCTTTGTCTAGCACCTTGGAAGCAAATGAATTTTTAGGATATCAAAATCCTTTTGCCTTCTTCAGAATTTTAGATTGTGTATTTCATTTTACTGAGTATATTTTAAGAATTGAATGTTCAATTCCATCCAAAAGAAGAATTCtgaaatttattaaaaaaagtgAGAGAGAAGACAGCGATGATGAATGACATTTGTCCATATGGGGGTGTCATCTTCCACTTACAACACAAGCTGCACACAGAAACTGTGTATTTTCACTGCCTTGACCTGATTGTTGCCTCTTTACTGTAAAGCTGAAAAAAATGCTTCTGAGTTTTTA
This region includes:
- the LOC123746831 gene encoding BBSome complex assembly protein BBS10 isoform X1, with the translated sequence MCLGSTFSRCPNKMAYCRTEIGISNMVIQCSSLASILEDCLGPRGRAVLMEKAGCVVITQDGAEILTSLDVCDPVVNMVVHGILDQTKVLGDGCKVSFLLLRRLLHSLDSHVATSSCVSLAIRRQRMVQITQHLRKYVKSTIIKDVIRYGTRVYPLHSFEAFGKVLQSASESFFQTKFSKLVARNLSQLLSTYLFCNCSNSEELIKLLNDLATNVHIAIVQVYKMPLSKSRVISGFVLTRNFKYLHEGMKFDNVSSVLWSIDLEERKDNEICKPIIETGQDQTLIESIFIKNRLLDFCLASLKSLGVHIIFSSTFFPDWAASQCSKYGFSLIDMIEDEEWNFLIKKLQITPIINKGDINLRSVQTLVKIEPVVIGTCKFVRLHGLDVHQILLCGPTPTQCKQFSTAYCKLFMYLNSWVTDCLHFGQIAEKTGNEGVENMNNIACDFDSCLSASSVSPSEVLSHVHCKDTIERNICTNIESIIHPQSPSPVLYSVPHGGYVELLAKYLVQENVSGSIGNIYRLIISEVLDEIPWLLYKKLKRSPKSYTDFQTRLYNHFKGLRTNTSNEKASLSSTLEANEFLGYQNPFAFFRILDCVFHFTEYILRIECSIPSKRRILKFIKKSEREDSDDE
- the LOC123746831 gene encoding BBSome complex assembly protein BBS10 isoform X2, whose amino-acid sequence is MAYCRTEIGISNMVIQCSSLASILEDCLGPRGRAVLMEKAGCVVITQDGAEILTSLDVCDPVVNMVVHGILDQTKVLGDGCKVSFLLLRRLLHSLDSHVATSSCVSLAIRRQRMVQITQHLRKYVKSTIIKDVIRYGTRVYPLHSFEAFGKVLQSASESFFQTKFSKLVARNLSQLLSTYLFCNCSNSEELIKLLNDLATNVHIAIVQVYKMPLSKSRVISGFVLTRNFKYLHEGMKFDNVSSVLWSIDLEERKDNEICKPIIETGQDQTLIESIFIKNRLLDFCLASLKSLGVHIIFSSTFFPDWAASQCSKYGFSLIDMIEDEEWNFLIKKLQITPIINKGDINLRSVQTLVKIEPVVIGTCKFVRLHGLDVHQILLCGPTPTQCKQFSTAYCKLFMYLNSWVTDCLHFGQIAEKTGNEGVENMNNIACDFDSCLSASSVSPSEVLSHVHCKDTIERNICTNIESIIHPQSPSPVLYSVPHGGYVELLAKYLVQENVSGSIGNIYRLIISEVLDEIPWLLYKKLKRSPKSYTDFQTRLYNHFKGLRTNTSNEKASLSSTLEANEFLGYQNPFAFFRILDCVFHFTEYILRIECSIPSKRRILKFIKKSEREDSDDE